A genomic segment from Anaerobacillus sp. CMMVII encodes:
- a CDS encoding YveK family protein: MEETISLKELFETIKKRLLMILLITVAAVAVAGVISYLVLTPVYQSSTQLLVNQSKSDQQSYTQSDIRSNIELINTYNEIMKTPIILDKVIDELGLTRSTGALNGQISVRSQGNSQVVAITVLDPDPALAVQIANKVATVFQREIIAIMNVDNVSILSEAKLAENPTPVKPNPKLNMAIAFVVGLMIGVGLAFLLEYLDNTIKTERDIEQHLGIAVIGSIPTFELDREAVAKAETRRRRGENIGA; the protein is encoded by the coding sequence ATGGAAGAGACTATTAGTTTAAAAGAATTGTTTGAAACGATAAAAAAGCGGTTGTTAATGATTTTGCTTATAACAGTGGCGGCCGTTGCCGTGGCTGGGGTAATTAGCTATTTGGTACTAACACCGGTATACCAATCGTCAACACAGTTATTAGTAAATCAATCTAAATCAGATCAACAATCCTATACACAAAGCGACATCCGTTCAAACATTGAATTAATTAATACGTATAACGAGATTATGAAAACCCCAATTATCTTAGATAAGGTTATTGATGAATTAGGGTTAACAAGATCAACTGGGGCTTTAAACGGCCAAATTAGTGTTAGGAGTCAAGGGAATTCACAGGTAGTTGCGATTACTGTACTAGATCCAGATCCTGCATTAGCTGTGCAAATAGCTAACAAGGTAGCAACTGTGTTTCAACGTGAAATTATCGCTATTATGAATGTAGATAATGTTAGTATCCTTTCTGAAGCGAAATTAGCGGAAAACCCAACACCGGTTAAACCGAATCCGAAGTTAAATATGGCGATTGCGTTCGTTGTCGGGCTAATGATTGGTGTAGGACTTGCGTTTCTTTTAGAATATTTAGATAACACAATTAAAACGGAACGTGATATCGAGCAGCATTTGGGGATAGCGGTGATCGGTTCAATCCCTACATTTGAATTAGATAGAGAAGCTGTCGCGAAAGCAGAAACAAGACGAAGACGAGGTGAAAACATTGGTGCGTAG
- a CDS encoding CpsD/CapB family tyrosine-protein kinase, producing MVRRKRKEQSNSVRALITKVDPKSPISEQYRTIRTNLQFASIDRQLRNIMVTSTSPAEGKSTTIANLAVVLAQQGNRVLLVDADLRKPTVHYTFRCPNTKGLTSVLTKQAQLEDAIMLTDVENLDILTSGPVPPNPSELLSSKSMELLLTSTTVPYDIILLDTPPVLVVTDAQLLANICDGVVLVVSSGKTEIEQAIKAKELLEMSKAKILGAVLNNKDVKHSQNYYYYGKN from the coding sequence TTGGTGCGTAGAAAACGAAAAGAACAGTCTAATTCCGTTCGAGCTTTAATTACAAAAGTAGACCCAAAGTCGCCAATATCAGAACAATATCGTACGATCCGAACAAACTTACAGTTCGCCTCGATCGATCGACAGTTACGAAATATTATGGTTACATCAACAAGTCCAGCTGAAGGGAAATCTACGACGATTGCCAATTTAGCGGTCGTTTTGGCGCAACAAGGAAACAGAGTATTATTAGTGGATGCCGATCTTCGTAAGCCAACGGTTCATTATACATTTAGGTGTCCAAACACTAAAGGATTGACGAGTGTACTTACAAAACAAGCTCAATTAGAAGATGCGATCATGTTAACTGACGTTGAAAACTTAGATATCCTGACAAGTGGACCCGTACCACCGAATCCTTCTGAGTTGTTAAGTTCCAAATCAATGGAATTATTATTAACTTCGACAACAGTACCGTATGATATTATCCTCTTAGATACACCACCAGTGCTAGTAGTAACTGATGCTCAGCTGCTCGCAAATATTTGTGATGGTGTTGTCCTAGTTGTAAGTAGTGGGAAGACAGAAATCGAACAAGCGATTAAGGCAAAAGAATTATTAGAGATGTCGAAAGCAAAGATTTTAGGGGCTGTATTAAACAATAAAGATGTTAAACATAGTCAAAATTATTACTATTATGGAAAAAATTAA
- a CDS encoding tyrosine-protein phosphatase, which yields MIDIHCHILPAVDDGAKDKEMTLAMAEKAVEEGITTIFATPHHGNGAFDNLKTSILDQVQELNELLAVSNIPLKVLPGQEPRIFGEMVESYRDGELLTLNNQDKYILVEFPSNHIPRYTNKLFFDLQQQGLTPIIVHPERNSELIENQELVYKLVQDGALTQVTAGSVTGRFGKKIQEFSIDLINHNLAHFLASDAHNTTNRSFHLREAYEKVEQECGSFYRYHLQENAELLVKGQHVYVEPPERIVKRKKFFGIF from the coding sequence ATGATTGATATTCATTGTCATATCCTGCCTGCAGTAGATGATGGAGCTAAAGATAAAGAGATGACCTTGGCGATGGCTGAAAAAGCTGTAGAAGAAGGGATTACTACAATATTTGCAACACCGCATCACGGTAACGGAGCATTTGATAACCTCAAAACTAGTATTTTAGATCAAGTGCAAGAGTTAAATGAATTACTAGCTGTTTCTAATATTCCTCTAAAAGTATTACCAGGACAAGAGCCGCGTATCTTTGGTGAAATGGTAGAATCATATCGGGATGGTGAACTACTAACTTTGAATAATCAGGACAAATATATTCTTGTGGAATTCCCATCAAACCATATCCCAAGATACACGAACAAACTGTTCTTTGATTTACAGCAGCAAGGGCTGACGCCGATTATTGTCCATCCAGAACGGAACTCAGAGCTTATTGAAAACCAAGAGTTAGTATATAAGCTTGTGCAGGATGGGGCTTTAACTCAAGTGACTGCTGGAAGTGTTACGGGGCGCTTCGGAAAAAAAATTCAAGAGTTTAGCATTGACCTAATTAATCATAATCTCGCTCACTTTTTAGCATCTGACGCCCACAACACGACGAATAGATCTTTTCACTTAAGAGAAGCTTACGAAAAAGTTGAACAAGAGTGTGGTTCTTTTTATCGATATCATCTTCAAGAAAACGCTGAGTTACTAGTAAAAGGTCAGCATGTCTATGTTGAGCCACCGGAGAGAATTGTTAAGAGGAAGAAGTTTTTTGGGATATTTTAA